ATGCTGATCCTGAAGAAATTGTTGCCGCAATTCCTCAGCAAAATGCTACAAAGAGGTCTATGAGCAAGCCGCCTCCACCATTTCTGCAGCGCTTTCAAAACAGAAAAATGATGGTCAATTTTGAAGATTTTTAGATGTGTTGAAACAACTTCACATCAATATACCgttggtggaagctttggagcAAATGGCCAACTATGTGAAATTTTTTAAGGATATTTTAACTAAAAAGAGGAGGCTTAGAGAATTCGAAATTGAGGCTTTGACTGAAGGTTGTAGTGCTatattgaagaataaaattcctccTAAATTAAAAGATTCGGGCAGCTTCAAAATTCCTTGTTTTATTGGTGGTAGAGATGTTGGTAGAGCACTTTGTGACTTGGGGGCtagtatcaatttgatgcccatgtcaaTTTTCAAGAAGTTGGGGATTGGAGAAGAAATACCAACCACAGTCACTTTGCAATTAGCGGATCGATCTATGGCACATCCAGAAGGCAAGATTGAGGATGTACTTGTGCAAGTTGATAAATTAATTTTTCTAGCTGATTTCATCATTCTTGATTATGAAGTGGATAGAGATGTTCATATTATCTTGGATAGGCCATTTCTAGCTACTGGGAGGACTTTGATTGACGTACAAAAAGGGGAGCTTACTAtgagggtgaatgaccaacaagtGACATTTAATGTGTTCAACGCTATGAAGTTTCTGGATGAGAATGAGGAATGCTCTCGGCTGAGTGTAATTGAGTCAATTGTCGCTGAAAAATTCCACAAGGAAGCTTTTAAAGATGGAATGGGGGTGAGGTCACTTGAAGAGCTTGAGAACTTACTTGAAGAGGAAGAAAACCAACTTACATGGGTAGAGTCAAAGCAGCCCTTTACTAAATTTAGGTGGCCTTTTGAGCCATTGGACTTTTTAGAGTTGAAGCCTTTGCCTAATCACTTGAAGTATGCCTATTTGAGAGATAATGAGATGTTTCCTGTGATAATTTCAGCCATGTTAGGAGCTGGAAAAGAGCATTTGTTGTTGGCTGTTTTGAAGAAATATATAAGGGCCATTGGTTGGACCATGGCGGATATTAAGGGTATAAGTCCCTCATTTTGTATGCATAAAATTCTGTTGGAGGATTGATGTAATAATTTTGTTGAGCAACAGTGAAGGCTtaatcctatcatgaaggaagtggtTAGGAAAGAGATAATTAAATGGCTTGATTATGGAATTGTTTACCCAATTTCGGATAGTTCTTGGGTCAGCTCGATTCAGTGTGTTCCTAACAATGGTGGAGTCACGGTGGTGGCTAATGAAAATATTGAGTTGATTCCCACAAGACAAGTGACGGGGTGGCGTGTTTGTATGGACTACCAAAAGCTGAATAAGGCTACTCGAAAAGACCATTTCCCGCTACaattcattgatcaaatgcttgatcgGTTGGATAGAAAGGAGTTCTATTGTTTTCTTGACGGgtattcaggctataatcagatttccATTGTGCcagaagaccaagagaagactaccTTCACTTGTCCTTATGGCACCTTTGCCTTTAGAAGGATTCCATTTGGGTTGTGCAATGCTCCTGCTACTTTCCAACGTTGTATGATGGCGATATTTTAAGATATGGTGGAAAAGTCTCTTGAAATCTTCATGGACAATTTTTCAGTATTTGGAGAGTCCTTTGACACTTGTTTGGCTAACTTGGAGCAAGTCTTGGCGagatgtgaagaaacaaacttggtactcaattgggaaaaatgtcatttcatgGTTCAAGAAGGCATTGTGTTGGGCCATAGAATTTCTAATAAGGGAATAGAAGTGGATAGAGCAAAGCGTTAAATCATTGAAAAATTACCACCACCTACTATAGTCAAGGggattagaagctttttggggCACGCGAGCttctataggaggtttataaaatatttttcaaagatTTCCAAGCCTCTTTGTTCCTTACTTGAGCAAAATTGAGCATTTAAGTTCACCAAGGAGTCTCAAGAAGCATTTGTGACTTTGAAAAAAGCTCTTATCACCGCACCCATCATTGTAGCTCTGGATTGGTCTCTtccctttgaattgatgtgcgatgctAATGACTTTGCTGTGGGTGTCGTACTTGGACAGGGAAAAGAGAAGGTATTTCATTCCATTTATTATGCAAGTAAGACATTAGTCGATGCTCAATTTAACTATACCACCACCGAGAAAGAAATTTTGGCGATGTTGTTTACTTTTGACAAGTTTAGATCTTACCTTGTGGGGACTAAAGTGGTGGATTAAACTGATCATTCAGCGATCAAGTATCTAATTGCCAAGAAGGATGCTAAGGCAAGACTTATTCGATTAGTGTtgcttcttcaagaatttgacttgaAAATTCGGGATAAAAAAGGAACGGAGAACCAAGTGGCTGGCCATTTATCTAGACTTAAAGCTGGAAGTGAAAAGCAAGATGAAGTGCCTATTAAAGAGACATTCCCGAATGAGTAATTGTTGGTTGTGAACCAAGTCACTACACCATGGTACGCTGATTTCGTCAACTATTTGATGAGTGGTTTTCAGCCACCTGATTTGAATCGGCAGCATCTCAAGAAGTTCTTTCATGATGTGAGattttattattgggatgagccctatTTTTACAAGCAATGTCCAGATCGAATTATGAGGCGTTGTGTGCCTAAGGATGAAGTTTCAAGCATACTAGAGCATTATCATTCAGCTTCTTATGGTGGACATTTTGGTGGGCAAAGGACAGCAGCTAAGGTTTTTTAATCGAGGTACTACTGGCCTTCTATTTTCAAGGATGCTCATGACTTTGTTAAAATATGTGATCGCTGCCAACGTGTTGGAAATATTTCAGCAAGGAGTAAAATGCCTTTGAATAGCATCCTTGAAGTGGAATTGTTCgatgtttggggaatcgacttcatGGGGCCATTTCCTCACTCATTCAGAAATTTGTATATCTTGGTGGCGGTTGACTATGTCTCTAAGTGGGTTGAGGTAGTGGCAAGTCCTAAtaatgattccaaggtggtcatgAAGTTTTCACATAAGCATGTGTTCACCCGTTTTGGCACTCCAATGGCGCTTATAAGTGATGAAGGCACCCActttgtgaacaagattttggcaGCTTTGTTAGCCAAATATAGTGTGAAACACAAGATTTTCACAGCCTACCACCCTCAAACAAATGGTCAAGCAGAAATATCCAATAGAGAGATCAAGGGAATCCTAGAGAAAGTGATGAATCCTAGTAGAAAGGATTGGTATCAGCGATTAGATGATTCTCTTTGGGCTTATAGAACGACTTTCAAAACCCCTTTGGGAATGTCACCGCATCGTTTGGCTTTTGGGAAAGCTTGCCATTTGCCCATTGAGTTGGAGCATAAGGCATATTTGGCCACTAAGAAGTTGAATATGGATCTCCAAGCTGCTGGAGAAGCTTGTAAGTTACAATTAAATGAGTTGGAAGAGATGAGGTTTTTCTCCTATGAAAATGCTAAGTTGTAAAGGGAGAAAACTAAGAGGTGACATGACCAGAAAATTCAAGCTCGAGTCTTTGAGAAAGGGCAGAAAGTGTTACTCTTCAACTCGCGCTTGAAGTTGTTTCTTGGCAAATTGAAGTCCCGCTGGTCAGACCCATTTACCGTGGTGAAAGTTTACCCCTTTGGAGCAGTTGAAGTTTGGGAAGATCAATCCGGAAGGGAATTTAAAGTGAATGGGCAGCGTTTGAAACATTATTGGGGAGGTCAGGTTGACCGCAAGAAGACCTCCATCACTTTGGAGGATCCTTAAAGTCGTTGTTGTTTGGGTTGTCCAGTGATTTAGGCACTAAATTTCAGGCAATCCAAAAAGGAGAAAGTGTAAAATAATagtgtatatataaaaaaaaagaatatatatgagtgtttttaattattttatttttaatttttttaattttaatttcattttattgtgATGTTTTTGGAGTGGTTTTGGGTATGTTTTTTTGTTTATGGTGTTAAGAAAGCAAGCAAATGGTATAATGGAAGTAAATTTGGGGTCTGATGGTTTTGCGAAAGTTTTGCTTCAACAAACAGGGAGCAAAAATTTCCGAAAAAACAGAGGAGCTATGTCAAATATTGGTTGCTGAAGCAAAACTTAGGCAAAATGGTGGCAAGTTGGGCAGGCAGAAGTCAAGGGTGTGTTTCGCtcagagaattttttttttatacatatatatatatatatctataatattacatatatatatacacaaaaatatatataataatatatacatatatgaatatatatatacaaaaaaacattttataaataaataaatcaatattatacaatatatataactaaatataaatattataaatttatatatccATAAATTGCCCCTGAATCCCTATTCCCTTCAGTAGCCGCCCATCACCACCATCATCAACCCCCTGTCACCCCACGACCACCCAAGCATTGACCCCCCCTCATCGAGCcttgctcctcctaggccccagctGGGTGAACCCCAAGCTTCGGACCCAAGCGCAGCTATCCTTCGCAAGCTTTACCCAGGTGCACCTCCGACTGTGCCCTACTTCACTAGGCGCCCGTTCCTCAGGTACCCAGGTGCACCTTCACCTAGCGAACTCAAGGCGCCACAAACCCCAGGCATGCCTCTGCCCTGCTCTCACCCCTGTCTTCCGATAGTCCAACTGCCAATTGTGGTCAGACGCGATCTCAGCACCCAAGCTCACTCAAACTTCGCCTAAACCAACTCGGCATCCCAGGCGTATCCGAGCCAGAGTGAACATTAGCCAATGCCGTCTATACACCAAACCAAGCCTCGGTTTATTTCACCATTTGCATACATTGTCAGTTACACTGGGTTTTGGAAATTTCCCACAGACCCATACAATTTTTTTCTGAGATTACTCCTGGGTAATGCTTCATTTTCTTTTGCTTCTCTACTTGTCAATTGTGCCTCTGCTATGAATATTGTTGGGTTCTCTGCTAgtgtttgattttggggttagCTATTGGAAAAAATTGTTGATAGTGTGGTTCAGGTTTTGTTGTATTGCTTGTTGCTCTGATGCTGTAATTTGCTAAGCATATATATTTGGTGTGTGGGTGCCTGGTTCAGTTGTTGTACTGCTGATTTGTATTGTATTTAGTTCCTTTTATCAAATATGGCCACCAAAACAAGAGCTCAGAGAAGGAAATCCAAGCCACCAACTGCCCCACCACAAACAAAACAGAATACAAAGGCCCACAAATCTACCCCACCACCAACCAAACCGCAATCCGAACCAACCTCTGCCCCCAGCTCAAGCCAACATGAAATCTACTGCCCACAAATCTACCACACCAACAGCCAAAAAAACATCCAAACCAACCTCTACCCCACCAACCAAACAGAATACCAAGGCCCCAACCTCTACCCCACCACCAACCAAAAAGAGCACCACTGTCCCCAAATCTACCCCACCCTCAACTACCCCACTACCAGCCAAAAAGAAATCCAAACAAACCACTACCCCAATCACTGCCCCACTACCTCTACCTTCCCCAGTCACTATACATGAACCTACCCCCACCATCACTACCACACCAGCCACAAAACAACACCCACCACCTCCAAAACCAAACGGCCAGCCAAACCCACATCAGATGCACCTCCATCCAAGATACAAAAGACATCTGCTACCACCAAAGTTGTGCTCAAGCCCAAACCTACTGCTGTCCCAACCCTAAACACCAAGAAAAAGCCTATTCCTTCAGGTCCCACTAAGAAATTTGCTTCTACTCAAGCCAAGGAAAAATACGAGAGAAGTTGCTCCCAGAAAGAGGATTTTTGCCTACCACTATTGAGGTGCCAGCTTTCATCAGTAATCTCATTGAGTAGCACAATTGGGAAGTTTTCTGTCAAAAACCAAATCATGCTATCATTCCAGTGGTGCAAGAGTTTTATGCCAACCTAGCATCCTCTGAGAATTCTGAAGTTATCGTTCGCGGCAAGGTTGTTTCATTTTCTGTTGAAGCTATTAACTCTTTCTTTGGGCTGGAAAGTTTTGAGTGCACTGTGTACAACGATATGGTAGTGGCCCCTACACCAGAAAATTTTTACAAGGCACTGTAGCTTGTCGCATCTCTCGTCGCTCAATGGTGTGTCTCTTCCGGTGGTGTGCGCACTTTATTGCACACTTCTATTTTGCGTGAAGCTAGAGTGTGGTTGCATTTCCTCAAATGTCGCTTGCTTCCTACCACACATGATACTACGGTGTCTACGGAGCGGGTACTTCTGTTATACTGTATGTTGGCTGGTTTGAGTATTGATGTGGGCAAGTTGATCACAAGGCAAATTATCAGCTGTGCCAAGAAGAAAAAGGGCAAATTGTTCTTTCCATCGTTCATCGCCCAGTTATGCCTTCGAGCTGGGGTGCCTTCTGCATCCACTGAGGATGTGCTCTTTAAGCGCTGGGACATTGACTTCACCATCACCACCTAGAGCCGCCAGCCTGCATCAGTAGCTGGGCCATCCACAGCGTCTCCACCGGTCCCTCCCCTTGCGCCCACACTCGTCGACATCATTGCTCAGTAGCGGGAACTTATTGGGCGGATGGTGTCCCTTAAAACTCAGCAGCACACCTACTAGAAGAATGCCAAACAGTGGGATGAATCATTAATCAAGTCCCTTCAGCGGAACTTCACCAAACCCACTGCTACTTTTCCTGCGT
The Humulus lupulus chromosome 6, drHumLupu1.1, whole genome shotgun sequence DNA segment above includes these coding regions:
- the LOC133785556 gene encoding uncharacterized protein LOC133785556; this encodes MANYVKFFKDILTKKRRLREFEIEALTEGCSAILKNKIPPKLKDSGSFKIPCFIGGRDVGRALCDLGASINLMPMSIFKKLGIGEEIPTTVTLQLADRSMAHPEGKIEDVLVQVDKLIFLADFIILDYEVDRDVHIILDRPFLATGRTLIDVQKGELTMRVNDQQVTFNVFNAMKFLDENEECSRLSVIESIVAEKFHKEAFKDGMGVRSLEELENLLEEEENQLTWVESKQPFTKFRWPFEPLDFLELKPLPNHLKYAYLRDNEMFPVIISAMLGAGKEHLLLAVLKKYIRAIGWTMADIKGISPSFCMHKILLED